GGCGTACGTCGGCGGCTTCCTCGAGCGTTCCGACCGCATCCTCTACCCGGCGTGGGGCGACCTGACCGAGGCGCTGCGGACGGGCAAGCCGCGGGTGGACAACGCGTTCCGCGAGATGCTGGAGGACCCGGCCCGCCTGAGCAGCTACCTCGGCATGATGGACGCGCTCAGCACCATGCTGGCCCCGCTGATCGCGAACTCCTTCGACTGGAAGAGCGTCAAGACCTACGCCGACATCGGCGGCGCCCGGGGCAACCTCGTGAGCCGCGTCGCGCGCGAGCACGAGCACCTGGACGTCCACGTCTTCGACCTGCCGCCCATGGAGAAGGCGTTCCACGCGCACACCGAGCTGCTCGGGGTCGCCGACCGCGCCACGTTCCACCCGGGGGACTTCTTCGCCGACCCGCTGCCCGAGGCGGACGTGCTGACCATCGGGCACGTGCTGCACAACTGGTCCCCGGCCGAGCGGCGCGTGCTCGTCGAGAAGGCGTTCCAGGCCGTCCACCCGGGCGGCGCGCTGATCGTCTACGACCGGATGCTGGCCGACGAGCCGACCGACCCGGAGAACCTCGTGATCAGCCTGGACATGCTGCTGACGACGGAGGGCGGTTCGGAGTACCCGGTCGGGGAGTGCCGCGAGTGGATGGAGGAGGCGGGCTTCACCGTCGAGTCGGTCAAGCCCCTGGGTGACCACGACACGCTGATCGTGGCGCGGAAGGCGAGCTGATCCATGGACGTCGGAGTCGGCCTGCCGACGACGGTACACGGGGTGAACGGGAGCACCGTGCTCGAATGGGCACGGCGTGCCGAGGCCCGTGGCCTGTCCTCGCTCGGCGTGCTGGACCGCCTCGTGGCCGGTAACCAGGAACCCGTCGTCACCCTCGCGGCCGCCGCCGCGGTGACACGGCGGATCAGGCTCGCGACGACGATCCTGATCGCCGCCTACCGGGGCGGGGCCGCGGTCCTGGCCAAGCAGCTGGCGACGGTGGACGAGCTGTCCGGCGGCCGGCTCACGGTCGGGGTCGCCGCCGGCGGGCGCGCGGACGACTTCGAGGCGACCGGAGAGGCGTACGGGAGGCGGGGGCGGCGGCTGGACGCCCTGGTCACGGAGATGCGCGAGATCTGGGCGGGGGAGGGGCCGGGCGGCGGCATCGGGCCGCGGCCGGTCCTGCCCGGCGGGCCGCCCATCTGGGTGGGCGGCCACACGGACGCGGCGCTGCGGCGGGCCGCCCGCCTCGGGCAGGGCTGGATCGCCGGCGGCTCCTCCTCGGTCCCCTACCCCGAACTGGTGGCGCGGGCCCGTGCCGCCTGGCAGGCCGAGGGGCGGACGGACCGGCCGCGCATGGTGGCGCTGGCCTACTTCTCGCTCGGGACGGCGGGGCCGCGGGAGGCCGTCACGCACATGCGCCGGTACTACGCGCAGGCCGGTCCGTACGCGGACCGCGCCGCGGCGCAGACCGTGACGACCGAGAGCGCGCTCCAGCGGACGCTGAAGGAGTACGAGTCCGCGGGCTGTGACGAGCTCATCCTCTTCCCGTGCTCCGGTGACCCGGACCAGGTGGACCTGCTGGCGGAGGCGGCGAGGACATGAAGGGGATCATCCTGGCCGGAGGGCGGGGAACGCGCCTGCATCCCATCACCCTCGCGGTCTCCAAGCAGCTGCTCCCGGTGAACGA
This region of Streptosporangium sp. NBC_01495 genomic DNA includes:
- a CDS encoding methyltransferase, whose product is MTTQTSRITGPAEIIQLGKTAFCTAKVLLSALELRVFAVLAEQPLTEPQLRERLGLHPRASRDFFDTLVALGLLVREGERYSNTPVTGRFLDPGEPAYVGGFLERSDRILYPAWGDLTEALRTGKPRVDNAFREMLEDPARLSSYLGMMDALSTMLAPLIANSFDWKSVKTYADIGGARGNLVSRVAREHEHLDVHVFDLPPMEKAFHAHTELLGVADRATFHPGDFFADPLPEADVLTIGHVLHNWSPAERRVLVEKAFQAVHPGGALIVYDRMLADEPTDPENLVISLDMLLTTEGGSEYPVGECREWMEEAGFTVESVKPLGDHDTLIVARKAS
- a CDS encoding LLM class flavin-dependent oxidoreductase — its product is MDVGVGLPTTVHGVNGSTVLEWARRAEARGLSSLGVLDRLVAGNQEPVVTLAAAAAVTRRIRLATTILIAAYRGGAAVLAKQLATVDELSGGRLTVGVAAGGRADDFEATGEAYGRRGRRLDALVTEMREIWAGEGPGGGIGPRPVLPGGPPIWVGGHTDAALRRAARLGQGWIAGGSSSVPYPELVARARAAWQAEGRTDRPRMVALAYFSLGTAGPREAVTHMRRYYAQAGPYADRAAAQTVTTESALQRTLKEYESAGCDELILFPCSGDPDQVDLLAEAART